One segment of Panicum virgatum strain AP13 chromosome 3K, P.virgatum_v5, whole genome shotgun sequence DNA contains the following:
- the LOC120698684 gene encoding isopentenyl-diphosphate Delta-isomerase I-like, whose amino-acid sequence MAAAPAARPTLALLASASASLGAGRRAWARLAVSSSLAGPALPRFRGRRAFAAAAGGAVMGKAGPGAVEADAGMDAVQRRLMFEDECILVDEQDNVVGHESKYNCHLMEKIETGHALHRAFSVFLFNSKYELLLQQRSATKVTFPLVWTNTCCSHPLYRESELIEENCVGVRNAAQRKLFDELGIVADELPLDEFIPLGRMLYKAPSDGKWGEHELDYLLFMVRDVKLNPNPEEVADVKYMNQDQLKELLRKADAGEDGVKLSPWFRLVVDNFLMGWWDHVEQGTLQEAADMKTIHKL is encoded by the exons ATGgcagcggcaccggcggcgcgtCCCACCCTCGCGCTCCTCGCCTCCGCCTCGGCGTCGCTCGGGGCCGGGCGCCGCGCGTGGGCTCGCCTGGCCGTCTCCTCCTCTCTGGCGGGGCCGGCTCTCCCCAggttccgcggccgccgcgcgttcgccgccgcggccgggggcGCCGTGATGGGGAAGGCCGGACCCGGCGCCGTCGAAGCCGACGCGGGGATGGACGCCGTGCAGCGGCGCCTCATGTTCGAGGACGA GTGCATTCTAGTTGATGAACAGGACAACGTCGTCGGCCACGAGTCCAAGTATAACT GCCATCTCATGGAAAAGATAGAAACTGGACATGCCCTACACAGAGCTTTCAGTGTTTTCCTTTTCAACTCCAAATATGAGTTGCTACTTCAG CAAAGGTCTGCaacaaaagtgacatttccaCTTGTATGGACAAACACTTGCTGTAGCCATCCTCTCTACCGTGAGTCAGAGTTGATTGAGGAAAATTGTGTAG GGGTGAGAAATGCAGCCCAGCGCAAGCTATTTGATGAATTGGGAATAGTGGCTGATGAATTACCACTAGACGAGTTCATTCCTCTCGGGAGGATGCTTTATAAGGCTCCTTCAGATGGAAAATGGGGCGAACATGAGT TGGATTACCTGCTGTTCATGGTTCGTGATGTGAAGCTCAACCCAAATCCAGAAGAAGTTGCGGACGTCAAGTACATGAACCAGGATCAGCTGAAGGAGCTGCTGAGGAAAGCAGATGCCGGGGAGGATGGTGTTAAGCTGTCCCCTTGGTTCAGGCTGGTGGTGGACAACTTCCTCATGGGCTGGTGGGATCATGTCGAGCAAGGGACCCTCCAGGAGGCTGCTGACATGAAAACCATCCATAAGTTGTAG